A window of the Streptomyces sp. NBC_01351 genome harbors these coding sequences:
- a CDS encoding cation:proton antiporter: MHSALFLIEFGAIILGLGLLGRVAGRLKFSPIPLYLLAGLAFGTGGLLPMGASEEFVAIGAEIGVILLLLMLGLEYTASDLVSNLKTQYPAGLVDFGLNAVPGAVAALLMGWGPVAAVVLAGVTWISSSGVIAKVMGDLGRVGNRETPVILSILVLEDLAMAVYLPIITALLAGVSLAAGSATLAIALGVAGGVLFVAVRYGRHISRFVSSDDPEKLLLVVLGLTLLVAGIAQQLQVSAAVGAFLVGIALSGEVAEGTHALLSPLRDLFAAVFFVFFGLHTDPASIPPVLLPALALAVVTAGTKIATGYWAAKRAGVGVKGRWRAGGTLVARGEFSIVIAGLAVTAGIEPALGPLATAYVLILVVIGPLTARYTEPVATWVGNRRTPSGPVLAAVPSQPGSTEDLKDQAQDPAGRT, from the coding sequence GTGCACTCCGCTCTCTTCCTCATCGAGTTCGGCGCGATCATCCTCGGCCTCGGCCTGCTGGGCCGGGTCGCCGGACGTCTGAAGTTCTCCCCCATCCCCCTCTACCTCCTGGCCGGACTGGCCTTCGGCACCGGCGGGCTGCTGCCCATGGGGGCGAGCGAGGAGTTCGTCGCGATCGGCGCCGAGATAGGCGTGATCCTGCTGCTGCTCATGCTGGGCCTGGAGTACACCGCCTCGGATCTGGTCTCCAACCTCAAGACCCAGTACCCGGCCGGGCTGGTCGACTTCGGCCTGAACGCCGTACCCGGAGCGGTCGCCGCCCTGCTCATGGGCTGGGGCCCGGTCGCCGCCGTAGTCCTGGCCGGCGTCACCTGGATCTCCTCCTCCGGAGTCATCGCCAAGGTCATGGGTGACTTGGGCCGGGTCGGCAACCGCGAGACCCCGGTCATCCTCAGCATCCTGGTCCTCGAAGACCTGGCCATGGCGGTCTACCTGCCGATCATCACCGCCCTCCTCGCCGGCGTGAGCCTCGCCGCGGGCAGCGCGACCCTGGCCATCGCGCTCGGCGTCGCCGGAGGGGTGCTGTTCGTCGCGGTCCGCTACGGACGCCACATATCCCGCTTCGTCTCCAGCGACGACCCCGAGAAGCTCCTCCTCGTCGTCCTCGGCCTGACCCTGCTCGTCGCAGGCATCGCCCAGCAGCTCCAGGTCTCCGCAGCCGTCGGCGCCTTCCTCGTCGGCATCGCCCTCTCCGGCGAGGTCGCCGAGGGCACCCACGCGCTGCTGAGCCCGCTGCGGGACCTGTTCGCAGCCGTGTTCTTCGTGTTCTTCGGCCTGCACACCGACCCGGCGAGCATCCCGCCCGTCCTACTGCCCGCCCTGGCACTCGCCGTGGTCACGGCGGGTACGAAGATCGCGACCGGGTACTGGGCCGCGAAGCGCGCCGGGGTGGGGGTCAAGGGGCGCTGGCGGGCCGGTGGCACGCTCGTGGCCCGCGGCGAGTTCTCCATCGTCATCGCCGGGCTCGCCGTCACCGCCGGCATCGAGCCCGCCCTGGGCCCGCTCGCCACCGCGTACGTGCTGATCCTCGTGGTGATCGGACCGCTCACCGCCCGCTACACCGAACCCGTGGCCACCTGGGTCGGCAACCGGCGCACCCCGTCGGGTCCG
- a CDS encoding cation:proton antiporter regulatory subunit: MSTTPLPGIGVQYDLTTREHRHLSVIAHRDGTRTVNLYRADDPDACAQSLHLTGAETASLIDALMPAHHSPNVLHTTDLGLVAERIELSAHSYWNGRVLGETRMRTETGVSIVAVLRRAEARPSPTPDFRLAGGDTLIVIGTREGVDAAASILGRE, from the coding sequence ATGAGCACCACACCACTGCCCGGAATCGGGGTCCAGTACGACCTCACCACCCGCGAACACCGCCACCTGTCGGTCATCGCGCACCGGGACGGCACCCGGACGGTGAACCTCTACCGGGCTGACGACCCCGACGCCTGCGCCCAGTCGCTGCACCTGACCGGAGCGGAGACGGCCTCGCTGATCGACGCGCTGATGCCGGCCCATCACAGCCCGAACGTGCTGCACACCACCGATCTCGGCCTGGTCGCCGAGCGGATCGAGCTGTCCGCCCACTCGTACTGGAACGGGCGCGTGCTGGGCGAGACACGGATGCGCACCGAGACCGGTGTCTCGATCGTGGCGGTACTGCGCCGCGCGGAGGCCCGGCCCTCGCCCACGCCGGACTTCCGCCTGGCGGGCGGGGACACCCTCATCGTCATCGGCACCCGTGAAGGCGTCGACGCCGCCGCGTCCATACTCGGGCGGGAGTGA
- a CDS encoding response regulator transcription factor: MTTPDPAGPTRVLLADDHALVRRGVKLILDAEPDLTVVAEAGDGAEAVALARTQDIDLAVLDVAMPRMTGLQAARELSRLRPELRILILTMYDNEQYFFEALKAGAAGYVPKSVADRDLVEACRAAIRDEPFIYPGAETTLIRNYLDRARQGDPLPPRAITEREEEILKLVAEGNSSKEIADILVISAKTVERHRANLLQKLGMRDRLELTRYAIRVGLIEP; encoded by the coding sequence ATGACCACCCCGGACCCGGCGGGACCCACCCGCGTCCTGCTCGCCGACGACCATGCCCTCGTACGGCGCGGGGTCAAACTCATCCTCGATGCCGAACCGGACCTGACAGTCGTCGCCGAGGCCGGGGACGGAGCGGAGGCCGTGGCCCTGGCCCGTACACAGGACATCGACCTGGCCGTTCTGGATGTTGCGATGCCGCGTATGACCGGTCTCCAGGCCGCCCGGGAGCTCTCCCGGCTGCGGCCGGAGCTGCGGATCCTCATCCTGACGATGTACGACAACGAGCAGTACTTCTTCGAGGCCCTCAAGGCCGGGGCCGCCGGCTACGTCCCCAAGTCCGTCGCCGACCGGGACCTCGTCGAGGCCTGCCGCGCGGCGATCCGAGACGAGCCGTTTATCTATCCGGGTGCCGAGACCACCCTGATCCGCAACTATCTCGACCGAGCCCGCCAAGGGGATCCGCTGCCGCCCCGGGCGATCACCGAGCGCGAGGAGGAGATCCTCAAGCTCGTCGCCGAAGGCAACTCGTCCAAGGAGATCGCGGACATCCTTGTGATCAGCGCGAAAACGGTGGAGCGCCACCGGGCGAACCTGCTCCAGAAGCTGGGGATGCGAGACCGCCTGGAGCTGACCCGCTACGCGATTCGCGTGGGACTGATCGAGCCGTAG
- a CDS encoding DUF6571 family protein, with product MPTFEQLLNAKLGPMNTAVTQWTEMISKLTQLKSDASAMKSKADKSTWRGENASVTKQFVTKTTKEFGDAVTEAESIRDLLQDAHTLLKSAHDDLKATYENPPPGITIYPNGVLSHRVHPDRRSKDSTEPIATEAQFEALRGKIEGILQRANEADELCAWGLRALIKNHPNDFGSTDLGGVADAKKMRAEEMQQTENGREAAKLYARWDFLDDKERARLLTLVEGGQNSPAFSAELMQNLSYNGREDQEAVLLLAGSLEHGGRDGQVSATDARLYKALSGSLATATGLDSPIGSPGGVTSAWTDRLIDTARNGNGLPNQHPGQLKGGAAGWNALTDLMAADAGDKPYDPNDSKDSPFRKDKDDPVYSEAFLKEVGDSIREWETNDKDAYDGVMKNWQGTQEDPMKGLMNAMSRNPSAATHYFDPATTDNLKYFLEDREWPGGDVQDRMPEDTQRTSARAEFAAAIDAAATGREPGSPLHAVGTRHDGAETAIFER from the coding sequence ATGCCCACGTTCGAGCAGCTCCTGAATGCCAAACTCGGTCCGATGAACACAGCGGTCACTCAGTGGACCGAGATGATCTCCAAGCTGACACAGCTCAAATCCGATGCGTCGGCGATGAAGTCCAAGGCAGACAAGTCCACCTGGAGGGGTGAGAACGCCTCCGTGACGAAGCAATTCGTCACGAAGACGACCAAGGAGTTCGGCGATGCCGTGACCGAGGCCGAATCCATACGCGACCTCCTCCAGGACGCCCACACTCTGCTCAAGTCCGCTCATGACGATCTCAAGGCCACGTACGAGAACCCTCCGCCGGGCATCACCATCTACCCGAACGGCGTACTCAGTCATCGCGTCCACCCCGACCGCAGGTCGAAGGACAGCACCGAACCGATCGCGACCGAGGCGCAGTTCGAGGCACTGCGCGGCAAGATCGAAGGCATCTTGCAGCGGGCCAACGAGGCCGACGAGCTGTGCGCTTGGGGTCTGCGCGCGCTGATCAAGAACCACCCGAACGACTTCGGGAGCACTGACCTCGGCGGTGTCGCGGACGCGAAGAAGATGCGCGCTGAGGAGATGCAGCAGACGGAGAACGGCCGTGAGGCCGCCAAGCTCTACGCCCGCTGGGACTTCCTCGACGACAAGGAGCGCGCGCGGCTCCTCACCCTCGTCGAAGGCGGCCAGAACTCGCCGGCGTTCTCCGCCGAGCTGATGCAGAACCTCAGCTACAACGGCCGTGAGGATCAGGAAGCGGTGCTGCTGCTCGCCGGGAGCCTGGAGCACGGCGGCCGCGACGGCCAGGTCTCCGCCACTGACGCCCGGCTCTACAAGGCCCTCTCCGGCAGCCTCGCCACCGCCACCGGTCTCGACTCGCCGATCGGCTCCCCTGGCGGCGTCACCTCGGCCTGGACCGACCGGCTCATCGACACCGCCCGCAATGGCAACGGCCTGCCCAACCAGCACCCGGGGCAGCTCAAGGGCGGCGCGGCGGGCTGGAACGCCCTCACCGATCTGATGGCCGCGGACGCCGGGGACAAGCCGTACGACCCGAACGACTCCAAGGACAGTCCGTTCCGGAAGGACAAGGACGACCCGGTCTACAGCGAGGCCTTCCTGAAGGAGGTCGGCGACAGCATCCGCGAGTGGGAGACCAACGACAAGGACGCCTACGACGGGGTCATGAAGAACTGGCAGGGCACGCAAGAGGACCCGATGAAGGGTCTGATGAACGCGATGAGCCGCAACCCGTCCGCCGCGACCCACTACTTCGACCCCGCTACGACGGACAACCTGAAGTACTTCCTGGAGGACCGCGAGTGGCCGGGCGGCGACGTCCAGGACAGGATGCCCGAGGACACGCAACGGACCTCTGCTCGCGCCGAGTTCGCGGCTGCGATCGACGCAGCGGCCACAGGCCGTGAGCCGGGCAGCCCGCTGCACGCCGTCGGCACTCGCCACGACGGCGCCGAGACCGCGATCTTCGAGCGCTGA
- a CDS encoding sensor histidine kinase, which translates to MSLYWRIFLLNAVVLIVAVLLLLGPVTVSTPVLFGEAVVLLAGLAAMLIANAALLRIGLAPLGRLTRAMTAVDLLRPGSRARVEGPGEVAELTTTFNAMLVRLEAERATSSARALSAQEAERRRIAQELHDEVGQTLTAVLLQLKHAADRAPDPLREELRQVQETTRTGLDEIRRIARRLRPGVLEELGLHSALRALTAEFTTGTLTVRHFIAPGLPELEEATELVLYRVAQEALTNAARHASATDVEVHLSNRPEGTVRLLVRDNGTGIRLAVEGAGIQGMRERALLIGADLSVAGGPHGGTDVRLDVPAHRTEESSR; encoded by the coding sequence ATGTCGCTGTACTGGCGGATCTTCCTACTCAACGCCGTCGTCCTCATCGTGGCGGTTCTGCTGCTGCTCGGCCCGGTGACCGTCTCCACCCCCGTTCTGTTCGGCGAAGCCGTCGTCCTGCTCGCGGGGCTGGCAGCCATGCTGATCGCCAACGCCGCCCTACTCCGCATCGGCCTGGCACCGCTCGGACGACTGACCCGCGCGATGACCGCTGTCGATCTGCTGCGCCCTGGCAGCCGGGCCCGCGTGGAGGGCCCCGGCGAAGTGGCCGAACTGACCACCACGTTCAACGCCATGCTCGTCAGGCTCGAGGCCGAGCGTGCCACCAGCAGCGCCCGGGCTCTCTCGGCGCAGGAGGCCGAGCGCCGCCGCATCGCCCAGGAACTCCACGACGAGGTCGGCCAGACGCTCACCGCCGTCCTGCTCCAACTCAAACACGCCGCCGACCGCGCCCCGGATCCCTTGCGCGAGGAACTGCGCCAGGTGCAGGAGACCACCCGCACCGGCCTGGACGAGATCCGCCGTATCGCGCGCCGGCTGCGCCCGGGCGTGCTGGAGGAGTTGGGCCTGCACAGCGCCCTGCGGGCACTGACGGCGGAGTTCACCACCGGGACGCTTACCGTGCGGCACTTCATCGCGCCAGGCTTGCCCGAGCTGGAAGAAGCCACCGAACTCGTCCTCTACCGGGTGGCTCAGGAAGCTCTGACCAACGCGGCCCGCCACGCGAGCGCGACCGACGTCGAGGTCCACCTCTCCAACCGGCCAGAGGGGACCGTGCGCCTGCTCGTGCGAGACAACGGCACGGGTATACGCCTTGCCGTCGAGGGCGCGGGGATCCAGGGGATGAGGGAACGGGCCCTCCTGATCGGCGCGGATCTCTCCGTCGCAGGCGGCCCGCACGGCGGTACTGACGTACGACTGGACGTACCCGCTCACAGGACCGAGGAGAGCAGCCGATGA